The Amblyomma americanum isolate KBUSLIRL-KWMA chromosome 5, ASM5285725v1, whole genome shotgun sequence genome window below encodes:
- the LOC144133947 gene encoding uncharacterized protein LOC144133947 — protein MGVWGHKKQIRGVVVGMASIPEQANVGLEESPGPDRERVLLVVAEGITTELTPVHQRPSRRIRRESPEFGPLPPPKRTTQPRPPSLTDMATDTGSPAPTQPSPVIPTAMATDPRFLAPNIFHPPRIPPSFHGDVFEGAEDCLEIFERVARYNGWSDKRNLHNVYFALEESAQTWFQNHETNLPTWEMFCPNLLATFPNAVRRENAEAVLHSRNQRTKESVRMYIEDILFKRADPNMTEEKELRHLMRGVKQELFAGLVRSPPRTVAEFLIQGTTMETTLQQWARQYNRDINNIVPETFSSCLGGSTDTLRELIWSVIREELQRFRRPQVAPGPLAALTEVVRDEVRQVAQAPPVPEAPPQYQHRRLLLAIAEGGLSVPHRSRLSPTKQPEAAIATEPYHIYFAVYLGCRKSSAKSSAKSSAKDQCADLLPVYKNWDVQGDLPISAACRCRLEVAREMRRRIEVGDAELSVGGESRVLRRKLVGDAAVNVEVIRSLWQWELFGESSFSGLA, from the exons ATGGGTGTctgggggcacaagaagcaaaTCCGGGGCGTAGTTGTCGGAATGGCAAGCATACC GGAGCAGGCGAACGTGGGGCTAGAAGAGAGTCCGGGCCCGGAtcgagagagggtgctgctgGTGGTGGCCGAAGG CATCACAACGGAACTCACACCTGTacaccagcgacccagccgccgtatccgcagagagtcgcctgaatttgggccccttcccccgCCTAAAAGAACAACGCAGCCTCGACCACCAAGTCTTactgacatggccactgacaccgggtccccggcgccgacccagcctagcccggtgattccaactgccatggccactgacccCCGGTTCCTGGCTCCGAATATTTTCCACCCACCGCGAataccgccatcttttcacggtgacgttttCGAAGGCGCTGAGGATTGCCTGGAGatcttcgagcgggtcgcccgctacaacggctggagcgacaAGCGCAACCTCCACaacgtatattttgctctggaagaatCTGCCCAGACGTGGTTTCAAAACCACGAGACTAACCTTCCCACCTGGGAGATGTTTTGCCcgaatctcctggctacattccccaacgccgtCCGCCGGGAGAACGCTGAAGCTGTTCTGCACTCCCGAAACCAGCGCACGAAAGAAAGTGTGCGTATGTACATCGAGGACAttctattcaagcgtgccgatcccaacatgactgaggagaaggagcttcgccatctgatgcgaggggttaagcaggagctcttcgcaggcctcgtacgcagcccaccccgcactgtagcggaatttctcaTCCAGGggaccaccatggagacgacgctccaacaatgggcccgccagtacaatcgggacatcaacaACATTGTGCCCGAAACTTTTTCGTCGTGCCTAGGTggcagtacagacacattgcgCGAACTGATTTGGTCAGTtatccgggaggaactccaacggttccgtcggccccaggttgcgcctgggcccctggcagcgctgacagaagtcgtcagggacgaagtgcggcaggttgctCAGGCGCCTCCTGTTCCTgaagcgccgcccca gTACCAGCACCGCCGCCTCCTCCTGGCGATCGCTGAAGGCGGCCTCTCCGTCCCTCATCGCAGTAGGCTCTCGCCAACGAAACAACCGGAGGCTGCCATTGCAACAGAGCCATATCACATCTACTTTGCTGTCTATTTG GGTTGCCGGAAGTCGTCCGCTAAGTCGTCCGCTAAGTCGTCCGCTAAGGACCAATGCGCTGACCTCCTTCCTGTCTACAAGAACTGGGACGTGCAAGGAGATCTGCCCATCAGCGCGGCCTGTCGATGTCGGTTGGAAGTGGCGCGTGAGATGCGGCGCCGGATTGAGGTCGGCGATGCGGAGCTCAGCGTTGGGGGCGAATCAAGGGTGCTTCGGAGAAAACTGGTCGGGGATGCGGCGGTCAACGTCGAGGTGATTCGATCGCTGTGGCAGTGGGAGCTTTTCGGCGAATCGTCGTTCAGCGGCCTCGCCTAG